The genomic segment atagtgcaTTTGCTTTGAGCCTGGGTCTGTCATCTGTAATATAGATATGTAGCTATGATCCTGGGTAGTTAAGAGTTCAAACTCTGGGGTCACCACCTACCAACTCTGTGATATTGGGCAAGTTGTAGGTTGAATAATATGCATTTGCTGATATTTAACCTTTTTGATCTACACAAACAGGAATTCCACGTAGTTCAACCTAATAGCTTACTCTCCCTTTTCCTTGGTTTCTTCATGTGTGAAACGCAGATAGCCACCCAACTTTTCAGGACACTGTGAGGACCAAATGAGAGGGACACATAAGGTGGTCAGAACAGTCCCAGCCCCACAGTCCATGTCAGTGATGTCAGCCACCACTATCCTACTGGTGAAGAGGCATACGGGGCCATTAGACTCCATCAGCTGAACCTAGGGTAGCCCAGactcttcctgtcttcctgagACATGGAACATGGATGAACCAAAGTGAATTGGTCACTTTAGCTGAACTGTAGAACTTCATTCTAATACCAGGGTGAGGAAAGGGGAGTAGGTTCATACCATAGGTTTTTCAGGTCATTCCAAGACTGAATGTTTTTCTTCCCGATACAATCAGGTCCTAAGTATAGCAAAGAGCTTTTTATGATGGGGTTTTGCTCTAACACCATGGAGCCCCTTCTTTAGCCTTACATCTGTCTGTAGCGACCACACATGGCCATCTTCTTCAACttaactatatacacacacatacgcataCATTGTGAAGCACATACAGAATACATGAGACAGCCTCATCATTATCAGAATACAAAAAAGTTACACTGAATTTCTTCTCTCAATAATTAACAGGAAGCaattaaaaaagaggaaacaaaacatATGCTGTGGTATTATCATTATaattaaatcacatttattttttttttttttttttttttttttttttttttttgagacggagtctcgctctgtcccccaggctggagtgcagtggccagatctcagctcactgcaagctccgcctcccgggttcacgccattctcctgtctcagcctcccgagtagctgggactacaggcgcccgccaccgcgcccggctagttttctgtattttttagtagagacggggtttcaccgtgttagccaggatggtctcgatctcctgacctcgtgatccgcccgtctcggcctcccaaagtgctgggattacaggcttgagccaccgcgcccggcacattTATTAACTGAAGCAAATTCACTTGAGCTTTTTATAGGATTCTAGGAAATAGGTTCCTTACATATAATGAGGAAGTGCATCTTTAggtcttttcatatttttcttccctGTAACCATCCTATGTTTGGTCTTTTCTCTTCAGGTTCATTCCCTTGACGCTAACAGAGAACATTGTAattctaaattaaaatgaaagctgGGGAACCATGGATTCCAAGGCCAGCACCTCCCCACTGTGTGGATCCCACAGATATGAtgtcagaaatataaaaagaaagaaaagaaaaaaaatcttgaaccTGGCTTGGTTTAAACTCTCTTTAAGCAGCCCTCTTTCATTCAAATGTGAGAAAGTTCAGCTTTCAACATGTATTAACAAAAGATGTTTACAACAAAATACCTGGTTGTGCCTAATAATGGCTTTGCTCTTTGAATTAATTGTTTCCTGGTAACAAAGGCCGAGCTTTTGAACTTCTGGGTAAGGCTAGGCTGGGCATTTTTGCTTGGCTTGGCTCTCTTAAATGGTTAGAAAAGGGTTGGTCTGGCACCTGGTATTTTGCAGCCAGTAATTACACTACAGTTGTTACTATGCATTACCGAAACTTCATTTTTTGACCAAAGCCAACAGTATTCTTTAAACAAACATCTTTTGAAAGCCGAATGTgctttgaaatgattttaaaatccatttaatgAATAGGATTCTATTGAATTTCACAAATATAAgtcggaattttttttttttttgatgcttcatattttatttccccCTGCCCTCCCGTCCCACCCTGGTGATGGTTGTACCCATTTGAGCATTTCCGAGCACATGACaagtcagaatttttttaaatgacgtTTTGCTTTAGCATGGTGTCTCTCTAGTACAAGCCGTGTGTGGCCTTTCCACTTAAACCGTCTTAATGTTTCCTTTCCCTTCATCAGTGTACCGTGACAAGCCCCTTCTATTTCCGCCCCCAGGGAACAGATTTACTCTAGGGCGTGTGTTGATAACTGAGGCAGGATGAGGCAGTGTTGATAACTGAGGCAGGTGAGACTTAAATAGCCAGAGAAAGGAATAATCTGTTCCATATTTAGAAGCCTAGTAATCTATGGCCAGCCTTTCACAGCTGTGGGACTTCTGAGCCCAgatcctaattctttttttttttttttttttaattggattaacTAGCTCATGATCACCCAATTCTTAACTGAAAGCTTGATCACCAAGACTGCAGGATCAAGACATGGGGATTGAGGTGGGTGGGTTGGGATGGTACATTTAAAGACCAATCAGGCAGGAGAGGCCCTCACCTGCGAGTTCCCAAATATATTGTAAGAACTCCCATCAATGCTTCGTCCCCTCACTGTTAGTTTCAGAACAATGACATACAGATGCTCACCTCACAAGGATCTGATAAAGTTAAATGTGATACACATATGAtcaataaattgtttttttttttttcttagtattcccctaccccttcctccctgcctccatgCCTTGGACAGCAAGCCCTTGTCCTATTGCCTCAAGGTAGGGAAATAATATGACTTTAAACAGCAAAACAACAGCACAACTTCTGTAAGTTGTGTTTTGTGTTATAAAAAAATCTCAGAGGACTAGAGAGGATTTGGAATAAAGCCAAAGTATTTGGAAGAAAATGGTTTGAGGAGAGAGGGTCTTCCCTGGAAGACTAGAAACACATCCCTCCACCAGTGGGAAGAAGGATGGATGAAAAGTGAGAGGGCAAAGGCCTGGGTAGGGTGGATCCTTTCCTACTTCTCTACCTCTGTGTCTTAGGGAGGCAGCAAGCTGGAGAGAAGAAAGACTGTATGTTGTAAGCCTATAGAACTTCCCAGACCCTGGAATGGCCCCAAAATAGCAGGGAGATGCTGGGCACAAATGGGCCATGCAAACAGGAAGCAGGCACAGGTGCAGCAGTATTGGTAAAGGA from the Macaca nemestrina isolate mMacNem1 chromosome 11, mMacNem.hap1, whole genome shotgun sequence genome contains:
- the LOC105483172 gene encoding putative uncharacterized protein FLJ44553, producing the protein MLEGVSNEFHHFGISLPLKICLHLGWDEGLVEGWVVRLCQGIGKSICSSCQLFEEAPTQMSTVPSGLPLPILLHLCLLPVCMAHLCPASPCYFGAIPGSGKFYRLTTYSLSSLQLAASLRHRGREVGKDPPYPGLCPLTFHPSFFPLVEGCVSSLPGKTLSPQTIFFQILWLYSKSSLVL